One stretch of Segatella copri DNA includes these proteins:
- a CDS encoding pyridoxamine 5'-phosphate oxidase family protein yields the protein MRKESRAMDSEWALEVMHKAPYITVSFIDEEGKPYGLPLSLASDDDVNWYFHGALEGKKLEAIKAHPEVCLSAVTRCAPTVGPKDGSFTLQFKSAIAFGKAEIVTEDAEKIHGLRLISERFLPQYMDAFDESIARSLSRTAVVRITLTESPTGKRKQYDKEGVEMKYGRME from the coding sequence ATGAGAAAAGAATCAAGAGCAATGGATAGTGAGTGGGCTTTGGAAGTAATGCACAAGGCTCCGTATATAACGGTCAGTTTTATTGACGAAGAAGGCAAGCCTTATGGTTTACCCCTGTCACTCGCATCAGATGATGATGTGAACTGGTATTTTCATGGTGCCTTGGAAGGCAAGAAGTTGGAGGCAATCAAAGCTCATCCAGAGGTTTGCCTTTCAGCCGTAACCCGTTGTGCGCCTACAGTTGGTCCGAAGGACGGCAGTTTCACCCTGCAATTCAAATCAGCCATTGCATTCGGCAAGGCAGAAATCGTGACCGAGGATGCAGAGAAGATTCATGGTCTCCGACTAATCAGTGAACGTTTCCTTCCTCAATACATGGATGCTTTCGACGAGAGCATCGCCCGTTCCCTTTCACGCACGGCTGTAGTTCGCATCACACTTACTGAGTCACCAACCGGCAAGCGCAAGCAGTATGATAAGGAGGGCGTGGAAATGAAATATGGCAGAATGGAATAA
- a CDS encoding winged helix DNA-binding domain-containing protein: MNPIAIRLLSQQLICPQFDTPQKVVSHFGAMQAQDYRMVRWAVTMRTRKPSSFAFKNAYDEGEIVRLHLLRGTWQLVSNEDYWWMLDLISPKATSVVKGWMKSNKISIDDSELNLIHEIFVQKPMRCSL; encoded by the coding sequence ATGAATCCAATAGCAATACGCCTGCTTTCGCAGCAGCTCATCTGCCCTCAATTTGATACTCCCCAAAAGGTGGTGTCTCATTTTGGAGCCATGCAAGCCCAGGATTACCGAATGGTAAGATGGGCTGTGACGATGCGTACTCGCAAACCTTCTTCCTTCGCATTCAAGAATGCATACGATGAGGGTGAGATAGTCCGTCTTCACCTGCTGCGTGGCACTTGGCAACTGGTTTCAAATGAAGACTATTGGTGGATGCTGGACCTGATTTCACCTAAGGCAACTTCTGTTGTAAAAGGATGGATGAAGAGCAATAAAATCAGCATCGATGATTCTGAGCTCAATCTGATTCACGAGATATTTGTTCAAAAACCGATGAGATGCAGTCTGTAA
- a CDS encoding HU family DNA-binding protein has protein sequence MINYSIVMRSVNANLLEINQAKSRINQAKKEGTTPDPKDLELVKTEKQNAFAISQYTDIMTIEKFAKHITSHGSVYSRADISAILYIAVDCMREMLLDGKKIRLGDLGDFSLLLTSKGAEDADKFTSQNITGVKVQWEPGQEFKNLRDDAEFNLVASRSAQAAVIKAIKEGKTNVDLNAPTTPDNTSGGSTPGGSNTGQTGSDGQGSESTGSTTGKDDTGDGLE, from the coding sequence ATGATTAATTACAGCATCGTAATGCGTAGCGTGAACGCAAATCTTCTGGAAATCAACCAGGCTAAGTCACGCATCAACCAGGCAAAGAAGGAGGGTACTACCCCTGACCCAAAGGACCTGGAACTCGTGAAGACTGAGAAGCAGAATGCTTTCGCCATCTCACAGTACACTGACATCATGACCATCGAGAAGTTTGCCAAGCACATCACCTCTCATGGTAGTGTTTATTCGAGAGCCGACATCAGCGCCATCCTCTACATCGCCGTAGACTGCATGCGTGAGATGTTGCTCGATGGCAAGAAGATCCGTCTGGGTGACCTCGGTGATTTCTCTCTCCTTCTCACCTCGAAGGGTGCCGAGGATGCCGACAAGTTCACCTCGCAGAACATCACCGGTGTGAAGGTTCAGTGGGAACCTGGTCAGGAGTTCAAGAACCTTCGCGATGACGCCGAGTTCAACCTCGTAGCCAGTCGCAGTGCTCAGGCAGCCGTTATCAAGGCTATTAAGGAGGGTAAGACCAACGTTGACCTCAACGCGCCAACTACTCCGGATAATACGTCAGGCGGTTCTACCCCAGGCGGTTCAAACACCGGTCAGACGGGCAGCGATGGCCAAGGCTCCGAATCAACCGGCAGCACTACCGGCAAGGACGATACTGGCGACGGCCTTGAATAG
- a CDS encoding LuxR C-terminal-related transcriptional regulator codes for MDKNFEPIEQLYLSQAFDTESDEEQMLTECKMIARTYALAENAVVSMGDNRRNCSYCYFGGVADVLGISPEERVSQLPSLYENFIFDRCHPDDLSRRHAEEIAFLRYIAGNSTPQHYRDYVLCNYLRVKDACGEYRWVKHRMIPLATDKNGCLLLCACIYTLATDEDRKAKFANTRTGEVRILTHKDYENILSKREMEVLRLIDQGLLSKEISDNLCISINTVNRHRQNILQKLKVDRAIEACKLAHVMGLL; via the coding sequence ATGGACAAGAATTTCGAACCAATAGAGCAACTGTATCTCTCGCAGGCGTTTGATACGGAAAGCGATGAAGAACAGATGCTTACAGAATGTAAGATGATAGCCCGGACATACGCCCTGGCAGAGAATGCAGTGGTCTCGATGGGAGACAACCGCAGAAACTGCAGTTACTGCTACTTCGGCGGAGTGGCCGACGTGCTGGGCATTTCGCCGGAGGAACGGGTCAGCCAGCTGCCTTCGCTTTACGAGAATTTCATCTTCGACCGTTGCCATCCCGATGATCTCAGCAGGCGCCATGCAGAAGAGATTGCCTTCCTTCGCTACATCGCCGGCAACTCTACCCCCCAGCACTATCGTGATTATGTGCTCTGCAACTACCTGCGGGTAAAAGATGCCTGCGGAGAATACCGCTGGGTGAAGCATCGAATGATTCCGCTTGCCACCGATAAGAACGGTTGCCTGCTGCTCTGCGCCTGCATCTATACGCTGGCAACTGATGAGGACAGGAAAGCAAAATTCGCCAATACCCGAACCGGAGAGGTGCGGATATTGACGCATAAGGATTACGAAAATATACTTTCTAAACGGGAGATGGAAGTGCTCCGTCTTATCGACCAGGGACTGCTGTCGAAAGAGATTTCAGACAATCTCTGCATCAGCATCAACACCGTGAACCGCCATCGCCAGAACATTCTCCAGAAACTGAAGGTAGATCGTGCCATCGAAGCATGCAAACTGGCACATGTGATGGGATTACTCTGA
- a CDS encoding flavin reductase family protein, producing the protein MKSFAPKPWFAPQPVLIIGTYNKDGVANAMNAAWAGQWDMKEIMISMGNHVTTDNLKLGGEFTVAFATKKTMVASDFVGIVSAKNDPKKMEKTGWNIEKATMVNAPVFTDFPMTLECRIKEKYDESETGYYLVAEIVNILVDEKYLAEDGYPDMEKMELIVFDPIHHSYIQLGEKVGNAFSDGKALK; encoded by the coding sequence ATGAAAAGTTTTGCACCAAAGCCGTGGTTTGCACCACAGCCTGTGCTGATTATCGGCACATATAATAAGGATGGAGTTGCCAACGCAATGAACGCTGCCTGGGCAGGACAGTGGGACATGAAGGAGATTATGATCTCGATGGGAAACCACGTCACCACAGACAACCTGAAGCTTGGCGGCGAGTTTACCGTTGCCTTCGCTACCAAGAAAACCATGGTGGCTTCTGATTTCGTGGGCATTGTTTCTGCCAAGAACGACCCGAAGAAGATGGAAAAGACGGGATGGAACATCGAGAAGGCGACTATGGTCAACGCTCCTGTGTTCACCGATTTCCCAATGACCCTGGAGTGCCGCATCAAGGAGAAGTACGACGAAAGCGAAACCGGTTATTATCTCGTTGCCGAAATCGTCAATATTCTTGTAGATGAGAAATATCTGGCTGAAGACGGATATCCAGACATGGAGAAGATGGAGCTGATTGTCTTCGACCCTATTCATCATAGCTATATCCAGCTGGGCGAGAAAGTCGGAAACGCTTTCTCCGACGGCAAGGCTTTGAAATAA
- a CDS encoding DUF1349 domain-containing protein translates to MTFKSFLPMAALCVLASCSNSSKQEKADSSSADSVQTPVMSFQNCDLTLGGIHFTKMLNEADKQVSEKAGVITFVAPEKTDLFIDPNDAKLTANTAKVLFTEVDNTKPFTFSAKMKPGFTPDGLYNAADLVVMANDTLYQKFCFEQDERGKHRVVTVRTVGTSDDNNHEVVNQNFIYYKISSDTRTIASYYSLDGKEWQMVRLYRNNYPKNLKVGISSQAPQKGVCVSEFSELRLSTETVGDFRMGE, encoded by the coding sequence ATGACATTTAAATCATTTTTACCAATGGCTGCCTTATGCGTGCTAGCATCGTGCAGCAACTCTTCAAAGCAGGAGAAAGCAGACAGTTCTTCAGCTGATTCTGTTCAGACACCTGTCATGAGTTTTCAGAATTGTGACCTCACGCTTGGCGGTATTCACTTCACCAAGATGCTTAATGAAGCCGACAAGCAGGTGAGCGAGAAGGCTGGTGTCATCACTTTCGTTGCTCCTGAGAAAACCGATTTGTTCATCGACCCCAACGATGCAAAGCTGACCGCCAATACGGCAAAGGTGCTTTTTACGGAGGTTGACAACACCAAGCCCTTTACATTCTCTGCCAAAATGAAGCCGGGCTTTACTCCTGATGGACTCTATAATGCAGCAGATCTTGTTGTGATGGCCAACGACACACTCTATCAGAAATTCTGCTTCGAACAGGATGAACGAGGCAAGCACCGTGTGGTGACCGTGCGCACCGTGGGGACGAGCGATGATAACAACCATGAGGTTGTGAATCAGAATTTTATCTATTATAAGATAAGTTCTGACACAAGAACCATCGCTTCCTATTATTCGTTGGATGGCAAGGAATGGCAGATGGTTCGCCTTTACCGCAACAACTATCCCAAGAACCTGAAGGTGGGCATCAGTTCTCAGGCTCCTCAAAAAGGAGTATGTGTGAGTGAATTCTCAGAGTTGCGCCTATCAACCGAGACGGTGGGTGACTTCCGAATGGGAGAGTAG
- the trxA gene encoding thioredoxin → METFNNVINSGQLVLVDFFATWCQPCKAMHPILEQVKSVLGDRIRIIKVDVDKYGVTASQYRIQSVPTLMLFRNGEVLWRTSGVVDKAELLATLDPFLI, encoded by the coding sequence ATGGAGACATTTAATAATGTAATAAACAGTGGCCAGCTTGTTCTGGTCGATTTCTTTGCCACCTGGTGCCAACCTTGCAAGGCGATGCACCCCATTCTGGAGCAGGTAAAGAGTGTATTGGGCGACCGCATCCGAATCATCAAGGTGGATGTAGATAAGTACGGCGTAACAGCAAGCCAATACCGCATTCAATCCGTGCCTACGCTGATGCTTTTCCGAAACGGAGAAGTATTGTGGCGCACAAGCGGTGTGGTAGATAAAGCCGAACTGCTGGCTACGCTTGATCCATTCTTGATATAA
- a CDS encoding pyridoxamine 5'-phosphate oxidase family protein has protein sequence MRKESRAMDSQWALEVMHKATYMTVSFIDEDGKPYVLPLSLASDDDVNWYFHGALEGKKLEAIKTHPEVCLSAVTRCAPTVGPKDGSFTLQFKSAIAFGKAEIVADEAEKIHGLRLICERFLPQHMDAFDESIARSLSRTAVVRITLTEPPTGKRKQYDKEGVEMKYGRME, from the coding sequence ATGAGAAAGGAATCAAGAGCAATGGATAGCCAATGGGCATTGGAAGTAATGCACAAGGCTACGTACATGACTGTAAGTTTCATTGACGAAGACGGCAAGCCTTATGTTTTACCCCTGTCGCTCGCATCTGATGATGATGTGAACTGGTATTTTCATGGTGCCTTGGAAGGCAAGAAGCTGGAGGCAATCAAGACTCATCCCGAGGTTTGCCTTTCAGCCGTAACCCGTTGTGCGCCTACGGTTGGTCCGAAAGACGGCAGTTTCACCCTGCAATTCAAATCAGCCATTGCATTCGGCAAGGCAGAAATCGTGGCAGATGAAGCAGAGAAGATTCATGGTCTCCGACTGATCTGTGAACGTTTTCTTCCTCAACACATGGATGCTTTCGACGAGAGCATCGCCCGTTCCCTTTCACGCACGGCTGTAGTTCGCATCACACTTACTGAGCCACCAACCGGCAAGCGCAAGCAATATGATAAGGAAGGCGTGGAGATGAAATATGGAAGAATGGAATAA
- a CDS encoding Fic family protein, whose product MEKYVLELQAVLDKYRSLGISQQIDYDKFYLYSIITHSTAIEGSTVTEIENQLLFDEGISAKGKPLVEQLMNLDLKHAYEQSIRWAKEHKPFSVEMLKQLSALVMKNTGSVYSTLQGEFDSSKGDLRLLGVTAGAGGRSYMNFLKVPARLADFCNEINRRRELLLENPSEMDAYLLSFDAHNILVSIHPWVDGNGRMSRLIMNHLQFEFNLVPTKVMTDDKAAYIEALNASREEESMLPFQSFMLQEHIKNLKAEIEQYERSMDDDVVINVGKNFKNVGKEKLIELSERQQNIISVVKCHPAITIPELAQRMSGKKTVTTRTIERDIAALQAKGILKREGGRKSGKWIVVNICHT is encoded by the coding sequence ATGGAAAAGTATGTGTTAGAATTACAGGCTGTACTAGACAAATATAGAAGTCTTGGTATTTCGCAGCAGATAGATTACGATAAGTTCTATCTGTATTCCATCATTACACACTCTACTGCCATAGAAGGTTCTACTGTGACGGAAATAGAGAATCAATTGCTCTTTGATGAAGGTATTTCTGCTAAAGGTAAACCCTTGGTAGAGCAGTTGATGAATCTTGATTTGAAGCATGCCTATGAGCAATCTATTCGATGGGCTAAGGAGCACAAACCTTTTTCTGTAGAAATGCTTAAGCAATTGTCTGCATTGGTGATGAAGAATACCGGCAGCGTTTATAGCACGCTTCAGGGGGAATTCGATTCTTCTAAAGGTGACCTCCGTCTATTAGGTGTCACAGCGGGAGCTGGTGGACGTTCCTATATGAACTTTCTGAAGGTTCCTGCAAGGTTGGCTGATTTCTGCAATGAGATAAACCGCAGGCGTGAATTGCTTCTTGAAAACCCGAGTGAAATGGATGCATATTTGTTGAGCTTCGATGCTCATAACATCCTTGTCAGTATCCATCCTTGGGTGGATGGAAATGGCAGAATGTCGCGTCTCATCATGAACCACCTTCAGTTTGAATTTAATCTTGTTCCGACAAAGGTAATGACTGATGATAAGGCAGCTTATATTGAAGCTCTTAATGCATCTCGAGAAGAAGAGTCGATGTTACCATTCCAGTCTTTCATGCTTCAAGAACATATCAAAAATCTTAAGGCTGAGATAGAACAGTATGAAAGATCTATGGATGATGATGTCGTGATAAATGTCGGGAAAAACTTTAAAAATGTCGGGAAAGAAAAACTGATTGAACTTTCTGAACGTCAGCAGAATATCATTTCTGTTGTTAAATGTCATCCGGCAATAACGATTCCGGAATTGGCGCAGAGAATGTCGGGAAAGAAAACTGTTACGACACGTACTATTGAAAGAGATATTGCTGCTCTTCAAGCCAAGGGAATCTTGAAACGTGAAGGAGGTAGAAAAAGTGGTAAATGGATAGTTGTAAACATCTGCCATACTTAA
- a CDS encoding winged helix DNA-binding domain-containing protein, translating into MQSVTSKDLNEALLEKGIIMDSHRLSYHIRFNELNGTFCSGSLLPTKATYSLTEKKIPRTARLERDEMLMLLARKYFQSHSPATFEDYVWWSGLSTSDCQRGIELLGSELRIEKWKDYRFYLHESCRTRGFRSGKTHLIAPFDEYLIGYKSRELVIHPHQMPSAYTNNGIFFPVIAHDGRICGNWNPWEKNLNISYFDSTEKDLSFEKQWKIFNGTIKKK; encoded by the coding sequence ATGCAGTCTGTAACAAGCAAAGACCTGAACGAGGCTTTGCTCGAAAAGGGCATCATCATGGACAGTCATCGCCTATCCTACCACATTCGCTTTAACGAATTGAACGGTACTTTTTGCAGCGGCAGTCTTCTTCCAACAAAGGCAACATACAGTCTCACGGAGAAGAAGATTCCCCGAACTGCCAGGCTGGAACGTGATGAAATGCTGATGCTTCTGGCAAGAAAATATTTTCAGAGCCATTCGCCAGCCACATTCGAAGATTATGTCTGGTGGTCAGGACTGAGCACTTCTGATTGCCAACGAGGCATTGAGTTGCTTGGTTCAGAACTGAGGATTGAAAAATGGAAAGACTATCGGTTCTATCTGCATGAATCATGTCGAACACGTGGATTCAGAAGTGGAAAGACTCATCTGATTGCTCCCTTTGATGAATATCTGATTGGTTATAAAAGCCGGGAATTAGTAATCCATCCACATCAAATGCCGTCTGCATACACTAATAATGGCATTTTCTTTCCTGTTATCGCCCATGATGGCAGAATTTGCGGCAACTGGAATCCTTGGGAGAAAAATCTCAACATCAGTTACTTTGATTCGACAGAAAAAGATTTGTCATTTGAGAAGCAATGGAAAATATTTAATGGAACGATAAAGAAGAAATAA
- a CDS encoding smalltalk protein translates to MKANTWKTILQIAISILTAIATTLGVTSCMG, encoded by the coding sequence ATGAAAGCGAACACTTGGAAAACAATTCTTCAGATAGCCATCAGCATACTGACCGCTATCGCTACTACGCTCGGAGTAACGAGCTGCATGGGATAA
- a CDS encoding YqiA/YcfP family alpha/beta fold hydrolase, producing the protein MKKILFLHGFFATGSCPMARALKEAFEGTAVVLTPDLPLHPKEALKEIRSIIDREQPDLLLGNSCGSFLAQMLAPVVGIPALLGNPYFMMTEFLKERIGEHEYKAPRRDGNQRLVIDEALIEEFAELEAVQFDHCNPYYKDRVWGLFGEQDTLAHFSPLFLQHYNQAFHFPGGHTPTEQEVKTWYAPLAQKMLMEFSAKEERYFQHFKGGKYRFIHSAFDSETQERMVVYQARYGDQAYWVRPEDMFFGKVTRDGRTFNRFTEIDK; encoded by the coding sequence ATGAAGAAGATATTATTCCTACACGGATTCTTCGCCACGGGCAGCTGTCCGATGGCGAGAGCCTTGAAAGAGGCGTTTGAGGGGACGGCGGTGGTGCTGACTCCCGACCTCCCTTTGCACCCCAAGGAGGCACTGAAGGAGATTCGCTCCATCATCGACCGGGAACAGCCCGACTTGCTTCTGGGCAACAGCTGCGGCTCTTTCCTCGCCCAGATGCTGGCTCCGGTGGTGGGCATTCCTGCCCTGCTCGGCAATCCGTATTTCATGATGACGGAGTTTCTGAAGGAGCGAATCGGCGAGCATGAATACAAGGCACCGAGAAGGGATGGAAATCAGCGGCTGGTGATTGACGAGGCGCTGATTGAGGAGTTTGCGGAACTGGAAGCCGTGCAGTTTGACCATTGCAACCCCTATTATAAGGATCGTGTGTGGGGACTTTTTGGTGAACAGGACACCCTGGCTCACTTCTCCCCTCTCTTCCTGCAGCATTACAATCAAGCCTTCCATTTCCCTGGCGGTCATACGCCTACTGAGCAGGAGGTGAAGACCTGGTACGCTCCCCTTGCCCAGAAAATGCTGATGGAGTTTTCTGCAAAGGAAGAAAGATATTTCCAGCACTTTAAGGGTGGCAAATACAGGTTCATCCATTCTGCCTTCGACTCCGAGACTCAGGAGCGCATGGTGGTTTATCAGGCTCGCTATGGAGACCAAGCCTATTGGGTAAGACCGGAAGATATGTTCTTCGGGAAAGTAACAAGGGACGGCAGAACTTTCAATCGTTTCACGGAAATAGATAAATAA
- a CDS encoding TIGR04076 family protein: protein MKHKVKVTVIDKKIYPELQEKYCADPKAGMCPCYNIGDEFIFERDEENDHFWHGGLNTLVKTSADPNTVAGGPKMPHCSEVWDAISRYIYTGLQGGSIMKGWMKRENEMICCCSDGTRPVIFKIERIDEE, encoded by the coding sequence ATGAAGCATAAAGTAAAAGTGACCGTTATAGACAAGAAAATCTATCCGGAACTACAGGAGAAGTATTGCGCCGACCCTAAAGCAGGAATGTGTCCATGCTACAATATTGGCGATGAGTTTATCTTTGAGCGTGACGAAGAGAACGACCATTTCTGGCATGGAGGATTGAATACACTCGTCAAAACATCCGCTGACCCGAACACGGTAGCTGGAGGTCCGAAAATGCCACATTGCTCTGAGGTATGGGATGCTATTTCACGATATATATACACCGGACTGCAAGGTGGTTCAATCATGAAGGGGTGGATGAAGCGTGAAAACGAAATGATATGCTGTTGTTCTGACGGAACAAGACCAGTCATATTCAAAATTGAGCGTATAGACGAAGAGTAG
- a CDS encoding AlkZ-related protein → MNFPEIYSATGIMELIQKIGFLPLLDSGIEGFSAEDIVAEDCGYVRLPEGGWDWPLWKWKGEIVQEMPCMYGKFFNKKAGFISQEWWPDFCNYRRSKYPHPDEESIEGAILCTLQSTGSLITRELRAACGFTGKGMRSKFDGYLTRLEMATYIVTEDFIYPRDKHNHEYGWGWSLLNTPEDLYGKEACQCNRTPEESQQKIFEHLKEILPDASDKQIIKLIG, encoded by the coding sequence ATGAACTTTCCAGAAATATATTCAGCAACAGGCATAATGGAGCTGATTCAGAAAATCGGCTTTCTCCCTCTTCTTGATAGCGGCATTGAAGGATTCTCTGCCGAAGATATCGTGGCAGAAGACTGCGGTTACGTAAGACTTCCTGAAGGCGGTTGGGACTGGCCGCTATGGAAATGGAAGGGCGAGATTGTGCAGGAAATGCCGTGTATGTACGGAAAGTTCTTTAACAAGAAAGCAGGATTCATCAGCCAGGAATGGTGGCCGGACTTCTGCAACTACAGAAGAAGCAAATACCCCCATCCGGATGAAGAATCGATAGAAGGAGCCATTCTCTGCACGCTTCAATCTACTGGCAGTCTCATCACGAGAGAACTTCGGGCAGCCTGCGGTTTCACGGGCAAGGGAATGAGAAGCAAGTTTGACGGTTATCTCACCCGACTGGAAATGGCGACTTACATCGTGACCGAGGATTTCATCTACCCTCGTGACAAGCACAATCACGAATATGGCTGGGGATGGTCGCTACTCAATACTCCCGAAGATCTCTATGGCAAAGAGGCTTGCCAATGCAACCGAACTCCAGAAGAGTCTCAACAGAAGATTTTCGAGCATCTGAAAGAAATCCTGCCTGATGCTTCGGATAAACAGATTATTAAATTAATTGGATAA
- a CDS encoding helix-turn-helix domain-containing protein, translated as MKELFFNTIQEFNDFIGVKTLHPLVSIARVENTSPIQEAVHHYGLYALFLKENKGCKLSYGRTEYDFDEMTVTSFAPGQSIKVEPIPGVPIAKYTVLIFHPELLNRTQLGKNISRYEFFDYTSNEALHLSAAEVNIFRDVLSMIGQELEHPIDKHSRELIVSNIELLLNYCLRFYDRQFITREEINHSVVKKFISLLDEYIARKAEHEGLPTVAYFADKCCYSTKYFGELVKTETGKTAKSMINDRLLSAARQLLVDETLTITQVSQRLGFEYSQHFVRFFKAQTGKTPSEYRKTA; from the coding sequence ATGAAGGAATTATTCTTTAATACAATACAGGAGTTCAATGACTTCATAGGGGTGAAAACACTTCATCCTCTGGTGAGCATTGCGCGTGTAGAGAACACCTCTCCTATTCAGGAGGCTGTGCACCATTACGGACTTTACGCCCTCTTCCTGAAGGAAAACAAGGGCTGCAAATTGTCATACGGCAGAACAGAATATGACTTTGACGAAATGACCGTAACCTCGTTTGCTCCGGGACAATCGATTAAAGTAGAACCCATTCCAGGAGTTCCGATAGCCAAATATACGGTATTGATTTTCCATCCCGAGCTGCTCAACCGCACCCAGCTTGGCAAGAACATCTCCCGCTATGAGTTCTTCGACTATACAAGCAACGAAGCACTACATTTATCCGCTGCCGAGGTGAACATCTTCCGTGATGTACTCTCAATGATTGGACAGGAACTAGAGCATCCTATAGATAAGCATTCGCGTGAACTCATCGTTTCTAACATCGAGTTGCTGCTGAACTACTGTCTGCGCTTCTACGACCGCCAGTTCATCACTCGCGAGGAGATTAATCATTCGGTGGTAAAGAAGTTCATCTCTCTGCTCGATGAATACATTGCCCGGAAAGCGGAGCATGAAGGGCTGCCTACCGTAGCCTACTTTGCCGACAAATGCTGCTATTCTACCAAATATTTCGGTGAATTAGTCAAGACAGAGACTGGCAAAACCGCTAAGAGTATGATCAACGACCGACTGCTTTCTGCAGCCCGCCAACTACTTGTAGATGAAACCTTAACCATTACGCAAGTCAGCCAGCGCCTCGGCTTTGAATATTCTCAGCACTTCGTCCGCTTTTTCAAGGCGCAGACGGGCAAGACTCCAAGCGAGTACCGCAAGACTGCTTAA